The following coding sequences lie in one Polynucleobacter sp. HIN7 genomic window:
- a CDS encoding ribonucleotide-diphosphate reductase subunit beta — translation MLNWDEEVAPALAKAGFVPPPSPMAVPPVQVAPVADQVAVAPPVQAAAKPVADATERRVNVADKRVINGTTDVNQLVPFKYKWAWEKYLAGCANHWMPQEINMNRDIALWKDPNGLTEDERRIIKRNLGFFVTADSLAANNIVLGTYRQITAPECRQYLLRQAFEEAIHTHAYQYIVESLGLDQAEIFNAYHEVPSIRDKDEFLIPFIDVLTDPAFKTGTLENDQKLLRSLIVFACVMEGLFFYVGFTQILAMGRQNKMMGAAEQYQYILRDESMHCNFGIDLINQIKLENPQLWTSAFKEEIRGIFEKAVELEYRYAEDTMPRGVLGLNAPMFKSYLRFICNRRCMQIGLDAMYPNEENPFPWMSEMIDLKKERNFFETRVIEYQTGGALSWE, via the coding sequence ATGTTGAACTGGGATGAAGAAGTCGCTCCAGCCCTTGCTAAGGCAGGGTTTGTGCCGCCACCCTCGCCAATGGCCGTTCCGCCAGTGCAAGTTGCCCCTGTAGCCGACCAGGTTGCGGTTGCTCCTCCGGTGCAAGCGGCAGCAAAACCAGTAGCCGATGCCACTGAGCGTCGGGTTAATGTGGCAGATAAGCGAGTCATTAACGGTACGACAGACGTTAATCAGCTAGTTCCCTTCAAGTACAAATGGGCTTGGGAGAAGTACCTAGCCGGCTGCGCTAACCACTGGATGCCCCAAGAAATCAATATGAATCGCGATATTGCGCTTTGGAAAGACCCTAATGGCCTGACCGAAGATGAGCGTCGCATTATTAAGCGTAATTTAGGTTTCTTTGTAACCGCGGATTCCTTGGCAGCGAATAACATCGTATTGGGAACCTATCGCCAGATTACGGCTCCAGAGTGCCGTCAGTATTTATTGCGCCAGGCTTTTGAAGAGGCTATCCACACCCATGCCTACCAGTACATTGTTGAGTCCTTGGGTCTGGATCAAGCCGAAATCTTCAATGCTTACCATGAGGTCCCCTCGATTCGGGACAAAGACGAGTTCTTGATTCCGTTTATTGATGTGCTCACCGATCCCGCTTTTAAGACCGGTACTCTTGAAAACGATCAAAAGCTATTGCGCTCCCTGATTGTTTTTGCCTGCGTGATGGAAGGTTTATTCTTTTATGTTGGTTTTACGCAAATCCTTGCGATGGGCCGTCAAAACAAAATGATGGGGGCAGCGGAGCAGTATCAATACATCTTGCGTGATGAGTCGATGCATTGCAATTTTGGTATCGATTTGATCAACCAAATCAAGCTGGAGAACCCGCAGTTATGGACTTCCGCGTTCAAAGAAGAGATTCGCGGCATCTTCGAAAAAGCGGTTGAATTAGAGTATCGCTACGCTGAAGATACGATGCCAAGAGGGGTGCTTGGATTGAATGCTCCCATGTTCAAAAGCTACCTGCGCTTCATCTGCAATCGTCGTTGTATGCAAATAGGACTTGACGCGATGTATCCAAATGAAGAGAATCCATTTCCATGGATGTCAGAAATGATAGATCTGAAAAAAGAGAGAAACTTTTTTGAGACCAGAGTGATTGAGTATCAAACCGGTGGTGCGCTGAGTTGGGAGTAA